In Thermospira aquatica, the following proteins share a genomic window:
- the queC gene encoding 7-cyano-7-deazaguanine synthase QueC yields MGSSVVLLSGGLDSVVNFKKALDEKGVRLVLFFDYGQKAYKREKEAITKIARRYDVPFQIIRLDFMRDFSTGLTRGRIPLLSQKDLEDSLTTEKSASAVWVPNRNGVFIEIAAAIAENVGASSVVVGFNREEATTFPDNSSDYLDALNIALHYSTRGKVKLSCYTLTMSKKEIYAFGKDIVAPLDLVWSCYQGGRKMCGKCESCQRLKRAMGTDRSWFETEHFWGGFAQ; encoded by the coding sequence ATGGGCTCTTCGGTCGTTCTTCTTTCAGGAGGACTGGATTCCGTGGTGAATTTTAAAAAAGCTCTGGATGAGAAGGGGGTCCGTTTGGTACTCTTTTTTGACTATGGACAAAAAGCGTACAAACGAGAAAAGGAGGCTATTACAAAGATAGCGAGGCGGTATGATGTGCCCTTTCAGATTATTCGGCTCGATTTTATGCGAGATTTTTCGACGGGACTTACAAGGGGAAGGATCCCCCTTCTTTCACAGAAGGATCTGGAGGACAGTTTGACGACGGAAAAATCTGCCTCCGCCGTTTGGGTTCCTAACCGAAATGGCGTTTTTATCGAAATTGCTGCTGCCATAGCAGAGAATGTCGGGGCTTCCTCAGTGGTGGTTGGTTTTAACCGTGAGGAGGCCACAACCTTTCCTGATAACTCTTCTGATTATCTTGATGCCTTAAACATAGCCCTGCATTATTCTACTCGTGGCAAGGTAAAGCTCTCCTGTTATACCCTCACAATGTCCAAAAAAGAGATATATGCCTTCGGAAAAGATATTGTGGCTCCCCTCGATCTTGTGTGGAGCTGTTACCAAGGGGGGAGGAAGATGTGTGGTAAGTGTGAGTCCTGCCAGCGTTTGAAACGGGCGATGGGAACAGATCGCAGCTGGTTTGAGACCGAACACTTTTGGGGAGGGTTTGCACAATGA